Proteins encoded together in one Miscanthus floridulus cultivar M001 chromosome 16, ASM1932011v1, whole genome shotgun sequence window:
- the LOC136512411 gene encoding serine/arginine-rich splicing factor RS2Z32-like isoform X1 — translation MGFKIKYKQQLRDTVASGGGGGGRSSGATPPTSPPQEPAPSPRRSPSPPDAESKIPRRKDHCDPYDHSGQHGSTTKLYVGNMSRYTRERDLEAAFGRYGRLLTVCLQGRNYGFVVFYDPKDADAARNGLDGQEICGSHITVQFAREHKMTRYDTRYIHDDQNDRQDGNSKLFVSNISPRTQEHDIKDLFSKYGRVRKANLKENNGFVEFCDPQDADDARCELNGQKINGNRIGVKFATGVPRGPVDSAQILCCNCGAGGHFSGDCKAGDWKDRCYRCGEKGHLKRNCRNSPKGIRYRRRRSHSRSKSPVHGMGQSWRFRSRSRSYSSQPPSPRRGNRYTGGEELTSRSPCYSHNPRSRSSPPPPREPAKRSGLFHDALPRRGDNQNPGPNYQR, via the exons ATGGGGTTCAAGATCAAATACAAGCAGCAGCTGCGGGACACCGTggcaagcggcggcggcggcggtggcagaagCAGCGGAGCTACACCGCCGACATCGCCGCCACAAGAACCCGCTCCCTCGCCGCGGCGTTCACCTTCGCCGCCTGATGCCGAG AGTAAAATACCTCGACGCAAGGACCACTGCGATCCCTATGATCATTCTGGTCAACATGGAAGTACAACCAAGTTGTATGTGGGAAACATGTCTCGGTATACTCGGGAACGAGATCTTGAGGCTGCTTTTGGCAGATACGGAAG ATTGCTGACGGTGTGTCTGCAGGGGAGGAATTATGGCTTTGTT GTGTTTTATGATCCCAAGGATGCAGATGCTGCAAGAAATGGCCTAGATGGCCAAGAAATTTGTGGGAGCCACATCACTGTTCAATTTGCAAGAGAG CACAAAATGACTCGATATGACACGCGCTATATTCATGATGATCAAAATGATCGACAAGATGGTAACTCCAAGTTGTTCGTGAGCAACATTTCTCCACGTACCCAGGAACATGATATTAAGGACCTATTCAGCAAATATGGGAG AGTGCGCAAAGCGAATCTTAAGGAGAACAATGGTTTTGTT GAGTTTTGTGATCCCCAGGATGCAGATGATGCAAGGTGTGAACTTAACGGACAAAAAATTAATGGGAACCGCATCGGTGTTAAGTTTGCAACAGGG GTTCCACGTGGTCCAGTAGATTCTGCTCAAATCCTCTGCTGTAACTGTGGGGCAGGGGGGCACTTTTCTGGTGATTGCAAGGCTGGTGACTGGAAAGATAGGTGCTACCGGTGTGGAGAAAAGGGCCATCTCAAAAGAAACTGCCGGAACAGTCCTAAGGGTATCAG ATACAGGCGAAGGAGAAGCCATTCGAGGTCCAAGTCTCCTGTTCATGGAATGGGCCAAAGCTGGAGATTCAGGAGTCGCAGTAGGAGTTACAG CAGTCAGCCACCATCTCCAAGAAGGGGTAACCGATATACTGGTGGTGAAGAATTGACATCAAGAAGCCCCTGTTACAGCCACAACCCCAGGAGCAGGAGCAGTCCCCCACCACCAAGGGAGCCAGCTAAACGCAGTGGTTTATTCCATGATGCACTCCCCAGGAGAGGTGACAACCAGAATCCTGGCCCCAATTATCAGCGATGA
- the LOC136512411 gene encoding serine/arginine-rich splicing factor RS2Z32-like isoform X2 produces MGFKIKYKQQLRDTVASGGGGGGRSSGATPPTSPPQEPAPSPRRSPSPPDAESKIPRRKDHCDPYDHSGQHGSTTKLYVGNMSRYTRERDLEAAFGRYGRLLTVCLQGRNYGFVVFYDPKDADAARNGLDGQEICGSHITVQFAREHKMTRYDTRYIHDDQNDRQDGNSKLFVSNISPRTQEHDIKDLFSKYGRVRKANLKENNGFVEFCDPQDADDARCELNGQKINGNRIGVKFATGVPRGPVDSAQILCCNCGAGGHFSGDCKAGDWKDRCYRCGEKGHLKRNCRNSPKGIRYRRRRSHSRSKSPVHGMGQSWRFRSRSRSYSQPPSPRRGNRYTGGEELTSRSPCYSHNPRSRSSPPPPREPAKRSGLFHDALPRRGDNQNPGPNYQR; encoded by the exons ATGGGGTTCAAGATCAAATACAAGCAGCAGCTGCGGGACACCGTggcaagcggcggcggcggcggtggcagaagCAGCGGAGCTACACCGCCGACATCGCCGCCACAAGAACCCGCTCCCTCGCCGCGGCGTTCACCTTCGCCGCCTGATGCCGAG AGTAAAATACCTCGACGCAAGGACCACTGCGATCCCTATGATCATTCTGGTCAACATGGAAGTACAACCAAGTTGTATGTGGGAAACATGTCTCGGTATACTCGGGAACGAGATCTTGAGGCTGCTTTTGGCAGATACGGAAG ATTGCTGACGGTGTGTCTGCAGGGGAGGAATTATGGCTTTGTT GTGTTTTATGATCCCAAGGATGCAGATGCTGCAAGAAATGGCCTAGATGGCCAAGAAATTTGTGGGAGCCACATCACTGTTCAATTTGCAAGAGAG CACAAAATGACTCGATATGACACGCGCTATATTCATGATGATCAAAATGATCGACAAGATGGTAACTCCAAGTTGTTCGTGAGCAACATTTCTCCACGTACCCAGGAACATGATATTAAGGACCTATTCAGCAAATATGGGAG AGTGCGCAAAGCGAATCTTAAGGAGAACAATGGTTTTGTT GAGTTTTGTGATCCCCAGGATGCAGATGATGCAAGGTGTGAACTTAACGGACAAAAAATTAATGGGAACCGCATCGGTGTTAAGTTTGCAACAGGG GTTCCACGTGGTCCAGTAGATTCTGCTCAAATCCTCTGCTGTAACTGTGGGGCAGGGGGGCACTTTTCTGGTGATTGCAAGGCTGGTGACTGGAAAGATAGGTGCTACCGGTGTGGAGAAAAGGGCCATCTCAAAAGAAACTGCCGGAACAGTCCTAAGGGTATCAG ATACAGGCGAAGGAGAAGCCATTCGAGGTCCAAGTCTCCTGTTCATGGAATGGGCCAAAGCTGGAGATTCAGGAGTCGCAGTAGGAGTTACAG TCAGCCACCATCTCCAAGAAGGGGTAACCGATATACTGGTGGTGAAGAATTGACATCAAGAAGCCCCTGTTACAGCCACAACCCCAGGAGCAGGAGCAGTCCCCCACCACCAAGGGAGCCAGCTAAACGCAGTGGTTTATTCCATGATGCACTCCCCAGGAGAGGTGACAACCAGAATCCTGGCCCCAATTATCAGCGATGA
- the LOC136512411 gene encoding uncharacterized protein isoform X3, translating into MGFKIKYKQQLRDTVASGGGGGGRSSGATPPTSPPQEPAPSPRRSPSPPDAESKIPRRKDHCDPYDHSGQHGSTTKLYVGNMSRYTRERDLEAAFGRYGRLLTVCLQGRNYGFVVFYDPKDADAARNGLDGQEICGSHITVQFAREHKMTRYDTRYIHDDQNDRQDGNSKLFVSNISPRTQEHDIKDLFSKYGRVRKANLKENNGFVEFCDPQDADDARCELNGQKINGNRIGVKFATGVPRGPVDSAQILCCNCGAGGHFSGDCKAGDWKDRCYRCGEKGHLKRNCRNSPKDTGEGEAIRGPSLLFMEWAKAGDSGVAVGVTVSHHLQEGVTDILVVKN; encoded by the exons ATGGGGTTCAAGATCAAATACAAGCAGCAGCTGCGGGACACCGTggcaagcggcggcggcggcggtggcagaagCAGCGGAGCTACACCGCCGACATCGCCGCCACAAGAACCCGCTCCCTCGCCGCGGCGTTCACCTTCGCCGCCTGATGCCGAG AGTAAAATACCTCGACGCAAGGACCACTGCGATCCCTATGATCATTCTGGTCAACATGGAAGTACAACCAAGTTGTATGTGGGAAACATGTCTCGGTATACTCGGGAACGAGATCTTGAGGCTGCTTTTGGCAGATACGGAAG ATTGCTGACGGTGTGTCTGCAGGGGAGGAATTATGGCTTTGTT GTGTTTTATGATCCCAAGGATGCAGATGCTGCAAGAAATGGCCTAGATGGCCAAGAAATTTGTGGGAGCCACATCACTGTTCAATTTGCAAGAGAG CACAAAATGACTCGATATGACACGCGCTATATTCATGATGATCAAAATGATCGACAAGATGGTAACTCCAAGTTGTTCGTGAGCAACATTTCTCCACGTACCCAGGAACATGATATTAAGGACCTATTCAGCAAATATGGGAG AGTGCGCAAAGCGAATCTTAAGGAGAACAATGGTTTTGTT GAGTTTTGTGATCCCCAGGATGCAGATGATGCAAGGTGTGAACTTAACGGACAAAAAATTAATGGGAACCGCATCGGTGTTAAGTTTGCAACAGGG GTTCCACGTGGTCCAGTAGATTCTGCTCAAATCCTCTGCTGTAACTGTGGGGCAGGGGGGCACTTTTCTGGTGATTGCAAGGCTGGTGACTGGAAAGATAGGTGCTACCGGTGTGGAGAAAAGGGCCATCTCAAAAGAAACTGCCGGAACAGTCCTAAGG ATACAGGCGAAGGAGAAGCCATTCGAGGTCCAAGTCTCCTGTTCATGGAATGGGCCAAAGCTGGAGATTCAGGAGTCGCAGTAGGAGTTACAG TCAGCCACCATCTCCAAGAAGGGGTAACCGATATACTGGTGGTGAAGAATTGA